The Hydractinia symbiolongicarpus strain clone_291-10 chromosome 2, HSymV2.1, whole genome shotgun sequence genomic sequence TATTGATGGAAGCTGCATATCACAACAAACCATCAATAGTAAAATGTTTAATTGATGCTGGTAGTGATGTGTATGCTGTGGATAGAGATAAGTGTAATGCATATCACTATAGTGCAATTTATGGTCAtcataatgttttaaaagttttaattaatcATGACGTCACAAATATTAACAACGTAGACTGTGATAATGACACGCCATTACATGTTGCATCAACAGAAGGACAAATTGAATGTGTTAAGTTACTGCTATCGATACCAGCTATTGATGTGAACATACGAAACAATGACAATAAAACAGGTTATGGTGTTGCTGATAATGTCCTTATTAAACGTTTATTTAAGAAAcataaaaactgtttttaccGTGCAATAAAAAGCTGCTCTGGAATCGCAAACATCTTTATCATTTTCGTAAATTTGAcactaaatcatttttttcataACCTTTTGTAGAATTTTTCACTAAAGTCAAAAATTCTACATATCGCGAGATtaagttaaatttaaataagtttttgtgCAATTGTAATTTTATTGGGACATAATAGATAGGTTTGGCCGACCTCACTTGCAGCACTATTTGCTTCTTAACAGCGCTTTGATTTTTGATAGTTCTTTTCGAAATTATCATCCGTCTTATGGCAAGTACGATTCGCCATATCTATACTGTTATTTTGGCCTGTTATTCCAAATGGTGTCCGAGTAGCGATGGCTCATGTGATGTTAATGTAAGTTTATGTAGTTAAATTGTATTATATTAATATCCcggtttaaaataataaaaaatagggCCATATTCAATCCAAATTGAAAGTGGAGCATTACGTTTGTAGAACGATGTTGTTTGTTTGATGTTTTTTATCATGATAAAAAACATCAAACAAACAACATCGTTGTTTGTTTGATGTTTTTGGTGGTGCAAAATTCGCGCATTGCAATGCGCGAATTTTGCACCATCCGTTGCGTTTAGCTCTGTTACTACTACTTAATAATATCCATAACATGGTTATGTGCGCTTGCATGTTCAGCGCTTAGCGCAGTTGTTGCTTCTAAACCTTCTACTTAAGGGTTAGTTTCATTATCcctaaaatgttatttctaCATGTAGTTAGCTACATCAGAGTAAAGCAACAAGGaagataaaaatgttaaaatatattaaaaaaatgactatgACATTTTTCGCGATTTCTTAGTTTTCGACCTTAGGTTAGGATATGCGAGAAATTTAATAGTCTTAATCAGTGTATTTTGAAGTTTGGGAGAGGTGCTAATTATTACAGGTTGGAAGTGAGGTGCTAATTATTACAGGTTTGAAGCGAGGTGCTAATTATTGCAGGTTGGAAGTGAGGTACTAATTATTACAGGTTGGAAGTGAGGTGCTAATTATTACAGGTTGGAAGTGAGGTGCTAATTATTACAGGTTAGAAGTGAGGTGAACAAATATTAATGCAACAATTTACTGAATTGTGTGTTAAGATCTTAGAAGAATCTAAGAAGTTTTTACTTATGCCAAAGAACGGAGTTTGACCCCTCTACTAGAAAGTTATGGCTCCACCTCTTTTGTCATAGCATGTTTATCAAACTGTTTGAATTACGACAACACAAACTTTAGAAAAAACAGGTTGAAATACTTtaacttttgcaaaataaataaaaataaatactaaaaaatcCTTCTAAAATTTTCACAAGGGGTGAaaggctctttgtctctttttaaaTATGGCGGtttgtttcttaaacaaaaacattggtgCTTTAGGTTCGGCTGTATTACAGCAaagcaaattttcttttttccctCTTCTCAAAATTTATTCTAACAATTACCTATAATTAACGTTATATATGTCAATTATTTTCTTGGATATCGACATGAAAACACTCCTGACTAAATTAGCTGTATTCTTATCCATTTTCGACATTTCTGTGCTCAGGTTCATTGTTTTATACTAGAATCAGTAATTCAACCTTCAGTTACCCAGCGACGTAGTATACATTATATGCAGCCATGCTCAGATATCAGCAGACCCAGCAATTTTTTTGTCCTGTCATGCAGATATGTTTAAACTTTCCAACCTGGAAACCCACGATCCAGGCATTCTTTTTCGTCATGATTGGCTCCTGCGTTTTTGTAACTGGTTTGAAACGTGTCATAAACGGGTTCTAGTTTTTCTACTCGAAAAATAAGACCATTggttataaataattaaattcatGTATAATTCACAATTCGACTTATTCCAATTGTATAATGTTTTGATTGATAATGTCGAGTATATTTTGGGTGAAACGTCCAGGCAATCTAACTGTAAAACACTTGATTTGGTACGTTTATATCTACTAGATAATTTTAGGTTatctaaactaaaaaaaaactatCTACTTTTTAAAAGGCATGTGTTCATACGAGCAAGGATTCAAATTTTGATACCGGGAATCTAATTTCTGGTGAACAGGTATCTAATGCCTAACTCATTCCGGGTTTGTAGATTAAGCCTAACTGGTCAGGCAAAGAGCCAATGACTCACCTGTGAACAAAGATGTGACTGCATTTCGAAACACGTTTTTAAGACATCTGTATAAAGATTTGACAAGATCGCATTCAAAAACGCATCATTTTAATACATAATACACCTTCTAACATTTTTAGAGTACTAGTCCGTGGCCCGtaggaaaatccacgggttcacccgttttttcataccgcattgcgtgcgtctcgctacttgctgtacaattttgcgtgacagaaagacagacgtatacaggtactATAATATAGTTAAACTCGGCGTCGAAACACTGGGTTAAGCCACAAATAACCCGTGAAGCGCTTCGTAACAAACTGCAAACGGTGTCAaacagtcaggtggagcgctttagtataggtatgcagtatgtcgtgaatcaagtaaagcgcacacaacattatagtgttttGGGTTAAtatattttccaaaatattACCCCAGTGGGCAAATGTTCGTCCTAAAAATGTCCGGAGGACGACAATATTTTTATCCCCTGGACATCCCGTGTTGGGCACATGTGTATTAGGACGTAGAGGACGTCCTATCCCTGTTGTCCATAGGTTGTCCAAATAGGACGTTTCTAAGACGTCCTTTATTTTTGTCCTAAGGTTGTCTTATGACGTCCTTGGAGTGTTTTAATAAGTCGTCCGGAGGAAGTCTTTTATTGTATAACCTGAGGACATTTCTCAGGATACTGCCACTAGGGTTTCCGCTGTACGCTATATATGTTATACCATAGGACGTGCACAACATTCTCAAAATGTACATCGTATGACCGTAGTGCAAAAAAGTGGAGAAgacaaattttgaataaataagtaaataaatatattactttGTTGCTATTACAAACAGCTAGATGAAATATTTACAAAGAATTTACAATaaacatatataaatataattagttctaaaacatgttttaaaactttatacAGTTCATCTCAGACCTTAACAATAAATCCGGCGGAACGATGGGACACAAAGACCCAGGGTAAATTTGATTAGTTCGTGATGTTCTTCCTGAGTGTTTCTTTGAGAAAGACAGATATTTTTGTCTCAACATTAATGTATCTGAAACGTGACCGAATTGCGCCATAGCGCAGGTTTTGACAAAAGTGTAACTAACACATTTTGATGTTGTTCATTTGGCTGACATATTTGCCGAAGTAAATTGTGCAGCCTATCGGCTTCATTGTACTGGACAAGTGatgctgaaaaaaattttgagcttcaaaaacaaaaaaagtcgcAGTTTAAGGTTAATTTTCAGGAATTTAGCAATACATTTGGAATGTTGTTATGATGAAATCTATACCACGATGCTGACGTAACATCGCTACAGTGTTGAATAATTTGCGAAATGTAAAAAACAGTAGAACGTCGTCTAAAAAGCGTGTGTCTGTTGATGTTATTAAGCGCAATAACTTCTTGTAACATCAGTTAGGAAATTGGAATATTTCAATAGAATTAATCTGACTTTGGTAGCGTTtgcttgttattttttttaccaaatgaAGACACTTTGAAATATATTATCTTTACCGTTACATCTCTTTGAAAAAGTGTGGTCACATTTAAGAACATTTGCTTTGAATAATTTTAGTTTACttaaatgttttatatatttcttgGATGGAATAAAGGTGAATACAAAGAACAGCGCATTGTTACGTcacgttttcaaaaaattttgaacccttatatctccttaaccgTTCGTCATGATCTATACATTACTTTGATCAGTGTTTCCACTTCTACGCAATTGAAACAATGGGTAAAAAACTTCCCAAAATAAATTGGCCCATGCCGACGTAATCAAATTCCAGATGACGGTTCTTGTCCATTGTTTTTCTATCcaagtggattgtttccacaagTATATAGATATGTGATGTAAAATGTTTTTGGCCACCTTTTATAAGGCCTCCTTTTCGCTTTTACAGCTCACGGAGTCCTTGGGAACTCTAGCTTGTTAATCAAATTTTggttgcaacttgcgaaatacTTAGCTTTTTTTATCCATTTCTAGCGAATTTTTAACCCTAAACATTGATTGTCAGTACTTTTAATAACTATTTGATTCTTACCGACATTTCTTAACATTTAGCTAATATGCCCCTGTCATTTCTTccagatattggctattactcgaaactacgaGATATTTATTCGCAATCTTTATAATTGGTGAAATCTAATAACATCCGGTAGAGGTGTGAACATAGCTTTTTTCATTGAAGGTAATCAGTTTGCAAAGGTTTGACACGCGATTACCTCAATTTTTCGATGTATCGAGTTCTTAGACATTTTATTATCTAAAATATGTAAGAACTGATATTATATTAAATAACCTTTATATAACTCTCAGAAAATTCGAGCAGACTGTTCAAATTCTttctaatactaatactaatacgtACTTACATTTTAGGCAGACAACGATAATTTGGAAGAATGTTATGTTTCTGATTATGTCACAAAAAACTGCTGccattagcaaaaaaaaattattcattcgTGAGATACTACAAATGTGGTAAATTTCTGTTCATTTTGAGAAATCCTATCACAAGTTATAGAGAGGAGGGTTTATACGCCCttaaaaagtatatttaaagTTAAATTGCAAGCCATGGAAAGTTTACAAGAGAGAAAGAATATTATTGTTACTCACACGCTGCTGTACCTTCATATTTGAATAGAACGCAATTTTCACGTGGTGTGTACTCATTTCCATTGCTTGCTTTACACTTGACTTCAAGTTCTATTAGCAATCCAGACCATATTTTATGAAACTttacttttatataaaatttaaaacatattgAAAAGTAACAAAGTAATGTTGAACAAACTCAATATTTTACTACAAAAAACTAATAGCAGTATTTGTGTTCTTATCAATGTATTACATAGCTAACTTACTTCTTTGACATTAGGTATGCTATACGAAGATAAATTAGAcataaatgtttgaaaattttcCCATCTATCTGTCAGCGCTAACATTCTTACACTTGATGCCTCATATGTACCGAACATAGTCGGACAAAGATTTCCACCGTCTTTAGTAATGCGAAAGTCTGTTTTGTTGATCATGCTGTGTGTTATTAAAGGGACATCTGTTGTGTATccatcaacttttaaaaaacacccTACAAAAGAATATGTCATTGGATACAATTAGTGTGCGCAGAgattctttatatatataaaacccTTTCTTATTGCTCATTTGTCAAGTAAGTGTTATCTGAAATGCGCGAGGTGGGCATACACTTACATTATTTAGCATCTCATACCAAAACTACGAGAAGAATTAAGTATTAGTGACGTTACACACTGAAGTAAAgcactttaaccctattcggtcaggcagaggggggggggggggattctgCCCACCCTGACGGTTTTTTGTTAATAACTCCTTAATGATATGTTGgttgcatggctatgatacttactgagttacAATATTTATCAATCAGACACCTTAAAAATCTCTATGTTATCCTTATaatcgggaaaatataataactcttgttaggattatacCCTTGGAActtaaaacttacaacacacttttttttataaagtagaATCCTTTTAGATGTTGTGGACACGTGATTTATCCGAATTTCCATTTTTTTGGATATTACCCGAAAATCAGTAAAAACCGGAGTACACAAAAGCCTCGAATTTTGTAAATAAGATTTTCAAGAAGTCGTTCACATTATTCCTAAGGGAGAATTGTTTATAATGTTACCCTTTCTTGGTAGTTATTCTCTACAGGTTTGGACGCGTTTATCACGCATTTTTCGCAACAATCTTCCTCATTGTTCCCTTCGTTTTGTATTTAGTTCTACCTGTAGACTTTTAAGTATAGATATCGTATTCCTAACTACCTACGCTCTGGTCTTGCTTACCAGTTTGAGCGTGACGGCTGCAACGCCAGCTATAATGGCGAAACTATTCGCCACTTTTAGGTCAGAACATACAAGCACTTAGGAATATCGCATCTTACCGAAAAACCCGTTAACAGTTTCCATCACTTGTTGTTCGGAATCATAGATTATGCTTCATCGCCTTGCAATTTTTCCGTGTTATGGAGTGACAGTAATGATTTTAAGTTTACCTTGACGGGGAGTCTAATTAACTCATTAACCGAGATAAACCTCCTCTCAATAAAACCAATACTTCGTTGCTTTTGGAACTATTCTAGCATGAAATTGTTTGTATTGTTCATGATTTgtcattttatataaattcatttgtaattttataaaaaaacctcgaaaatttgtgtaaaaaatagGAAATGTCATAAGCCCCTTGTTTCTTTTACCATTCTGCGCCACATCCTTTACCTGAATCAAGGAGTTTAGATTTACTATTATTCGACCGaatgaacaaatattttttttttgtattaatccATCTTTTTAACCTTGCTTCTGTTAGGTCatgtaaatttttgaattatgacTTCTCAGTATTAAGACAGAAGAGACAGATATCTATTTAGGTAGCTAAGAAACTGTACGTcaagatttttcgaaaatgtcatCAATATCACATAAAGAAATTTTTGGTGATTGATAATGCCCTTGGTGAATTCGAAACTGTCTGTCACAAGTCATGCCACCTGTAAACACGTCACTTTAAAAACTGTTATTTTTCATCCATAAATATGTCTAAGTAGAAGTATTCGAGGTGACAGGTACACGTGATGTAAACGTGATGGTAAAAAACATACAATGGTAACGGTGCTATTTGGCTAATTAGATGACAGCAAAGTCCAATTTgcgcaaaaaaagaaaattcatgATGCC encodes the following:
- the LOC130627828 gene encoding uncharacterized protein LOC130627828; protein product: MILYLVLLYVYACQSQEVTRLEAGDHIKGKSWCNSCICPASHTTYYNLRGDEQCINANGIGCFLKVDGYTTDVPLITHSMINKTDFRITKDGGNLCPTMFGTYEASSVRMLALTDRWENFQTFMSNLSSYSIPNVKEVS
- the LOC130630143 gene encoding poly [ADP-ribose] polymerase tankyrase-like translates to MTTFLNKVEQFANLAKSRNLFLAKKIVPYKPQKTELEEMIKDEDFEKFNSILIKNPDIVTMRDEIENTLLMEAAYHNKPSIVKCLIDAGSDVYAVDRDKCNAYHYSAIYGHHNVLKVLINHDVTNINNVDCDNDTPLHVASTEGQIECVKLLLSIPAIDVNIRNNDNKTGYGVADNVLIKRLFKKHKNCFYRAIKSCSGIANIFIIFFFSKLSSVLWQVRFAISILLFWPVIPNGVRVAMAHVMLM